A window of the Miscanthus floridulus cultivar M001 chromosome 14, ASM1932011v1, whole genome shotgun sequence genome harbors these coding sequences:
- the LOC136505697 gene encoding cysteine-rich receptor-like protein kinase 26, with product MEPEDLTFQLLQEITDDFSEERRIGAGSYGDVYKGVTKNGEDVAVKMLEENLQLDDQQFANEFRNLKMLKHQNIVQILGYCYETRKTPTKHNGKTVLAEKTDRGLCFEYLHNGSLENHLCDEFHGFDWHTRYKIIKGTCEGLKHIHEEPAEPLYHLDLKPENILLDKNMVPDHTKSCRNTCSGYQPPEYIERGEISKRFDIYSLGVMMIKIVAGPEGYSNCAYMQNDGFIDLVDAAHTHACACMGGVLFYAPSC from the exons ATGGAACCAGAGGATCTAACGTTCCAGCTATTGCAAGAAATTACAGATGATTTCTCTGAGGAGAGACGAATTGGTGCAGGATCATATGGAGATGTTTACAAG GGAGTGACTAAAAATGGGGAGGATGTTGCTGTGAAGATGCTTGAAGAAAATCTACAACTTGATGATCAGCAGTTTGCAAACGAGTTTCGTAACCTCAAGATGCTTAAGCATCAAAACATTGTACAGATTCTTGGCTACTGCTATGAAACAAGGAAAACACCTACAAAGCACAATGGAAAGACGGTGCTCGCTGAAAAGACAGACAGAGGCCTCTGCTTCGAGTATTTGCACAATGGGAGCCTGGAAAACCATCTTTGTG ATGAGTTTCATGGATTTGATTGGCACACTAGGTACAAAATTATTAAGGGGACTTGTGAAGGTTTGAAACATATTCATGAGGAGCCGGCGGAACCTCTTTACCACTTGGACCTAAAACCTGAAAATATATTGCTAGATAAGAACATGGTGCCAGACCACACGAAGTCCTGTAGGAACACT TGCAGTGGATACCAGCCACCAGAATACATCGAGAGAGGTGAAATTTCAAAACGGTTTGACATATACAGCTTAGGTGTCATGATGATAAAGATAGTGGCAGGACCTGAGGGCTACTCCAACTGTGCATACATGCAAAACGATGGTTTTATTGATCTG GTGGACGCCGCACACacgcatgcatgtgcatgcatggGTGGCGTGCTCTTCTATGCCCCGAGCTGTTGA